The genomic window TTGCCATGGTGCTTTTTGCCCTGGCCGGGCTGACGCTGGTGGCCTCGGCGGACGATCTGATCACGCTGTTCCTGGCCCTCGAGTTGGTGAGTGTGCCGACCTATGTCCTGGTTGCGGCGAGCGGTCGCGACGTTCGGGCTCACGAAGCGGGCATGAAGTACTTCTTCCTGGGATCATTGGCCGCGAGCGTTCTGGTCTACGGCTTCAGTTTCCTGTACGGAGCCTCGGGCACGTGCCGACTCTCGGGCATGGCCGGCCTGCTGGATGCTCATGATCCGCTCGTTCTGATCGGGATGGTCCTGGCCATGATGGGCCTGGCCTACAAGCTGGCCGTCATCCCCTTTCACCTCTATGCCCCGGACGTGTACCAGGGGGCGGCCGCGCCGGTGACGGCCCTGCTGGGTTTCCTTCCGAAACTGGCCGGATTCGTGGCCCTGGTGAAGTTGCTGGCCCTGATCGCCCCGGCCGGCGGCACGCGTGCGGAGGCGTGGTGTCCGCCCGCCGGGTTGTTCTGGCTGCTGTGGTTCCTGGCGGCGGCGACCATGACGGTGGGCAACTGTCAGGCCCTCTGGCAGCGCAGCGTGAAGCGGATGCTGGCCTGCTCGAGCATTGCCCATTCGGGGTACCTGCTGGTCGCGGTGCTGGCCGGCCCAGCCGGGGGCGGCGGGCCACTCGACGACGGGTGGTCGGCCATGTTGTTCTACGCGATCGTCTATGGCGTGCTGAACCTAGGCGTGTTTGCAGTGCTGGCGTACCTGCGGGCGGGCTCGAAGGCGGCGGAGGATCTCGACGATCTGGCCGGCCTGGCTCGACGCTTTCCGGCTCCGGCCCTGGTCATGGCCTTGTGTCTGTTCGGTCTCATGGGTATGCCGCCGACCGGGGGCTTTCTGGGCAAGGTGTTGATCTTCGGCAGTGCTCTGTCCGCGGGTGCCGGTCATCCACATCAGGGGGCGATGATCCTGCTGGTGGTGATCGGTGTCTTGAACGCCGCGGTGGCCGCGGTGTATTACCTCCGCGTCATTGGGGCGTGCTACCTGTCGGCACCGCAAGGCGAGCTCTCGTTCGAGGCCGTGCGTTCACAGCGGCTGGGCCTGCTGGCCTGTGCGGTCGTGGTTCTCCTGCTGGGTCTTCGGCCGCATCTTCTTCTCCAACCGGCCCAGGAAGGAGCCGCGGTGGTGAGCCCTTCGAGTTCCTGCCCGACACCGGTTTTCGCTGTTCCGGGCGCACCGCCGGAGGATTCCGCCCGACCGGAAACGGTTTACACGTCCCGGTCTGAAGCCCCCTATAATGGACCGCCGTGAGCGGCGACGGATCGCGGCGGGAGGCTGAGCGATGAGCGCATTGGGAGCCGTGGGTTGGCGGGGGCTGGCGGCCGTCTTGCTGACGGTGCTGGTGGCTTGGACGGTCAGCGAGGCGGGGCCGCGGGCTGCAGCGAAAGCGGCGAGCCGGCCGGCGGCCAAGGAGAGCGCGAAGAGCAAGAAGGGAAGCAAGATGATCTACTCGGAAAGCGGATACGACCTGACCCCCCTGCCGAGGCGTCGTGTCGAGGAGTTGGCCGCCGCTCTAACGCCCGAGGAGCGTGACATTCTGCTGGCCAAGGGAACCGAGCGGCCGTTCTGCGGCGTCCTGCTGGACAACAAGGAGGAAGGGACGTACTTGTGCCGGCTGTGCGGGCTGCCGCTGTTCTCGTCGAACGCCAAGTTCCACTCCGGAACCGGCTGGCCGAGTTTCTTCCAGCCGTTTGACAAGGCTCACATTCGCGAGGTGCGCGACACCAGTCACGGGATGATCCGGATCGAGACGCTCTGTGTGCGGTGCGGATGTCACCTGGGACACGTGTTCAACGATGGTCCGAGGCCGACGGGTCTGCGTTACTGCCTGAACTCCGGGGCGTTGCGGTTTCACCGGAAGGGAGAGGAGCTGCCGCCCGAATCGCGGCCGATCGCGTTCCAGACGGCGTATTTCGCTGGTGGCTGCTTCTGGGGGATTGAGGACCGGCTGCAGCAGGTGCCGGGGGTGATCAGCGCCGTGTCGGGGTACCAGGGTGGAAAGACGCCGCACCCGACCTATCAGCAGGTTTGCGCGCACGCCACGGGTCATGCCGAGACGGTGCGGGTGAGGTTTGATCCGAAGCAGGTGACCTATCGCCAGCTGCTCGAATGGTTCTTTCGGATCCACGACCCGACGCAGCTCAACCGTCAAGGGCCGGATGTCGGGACCCAGTACCGCTCGGCGATCTTCGCGGTCGACGACCGGCAGGCCGAGGAGGCCAGGTCGTACATTGAGGAGCTGTCGAAATCTTCGCGGTTCCGCGGCCGCAAGATCGTCACCCAGGTTGAGCCTGCCCTGCCGTTCTACGAGGCGGAGGAGTATCACCAGGACTATCACGTCAAACACGGTGGCTCGTGTCCGCTGCCGACGAATTGAGGCCGGCTACCAAGTCAAGCGTCCGTTCTCGGCCGGGCGGATGCCGGCCCGGACCAAGGCTTGGGCGGCCTGAGGGGCGAATCGGCCGGTGATGACCAGTGCGGCCGGTGTCTCCGGCCGGGCGGTTCGGCAGCGGTTGACGGCGTCGATGGCGGGTTGCGGGTTATAGAGGTAGTCGGCGGTTCGGACGGCGACGAGGGTATCGTCGTCGAGGACGGCGACGACGGGTGATGTGCCGGTGAGTTGGCGGATGGTTCGCCGCTGGGCGAGTTGAGCGAGCAGGACGGTCTGGTGGATGACGCCGAGGGCCTCGGCCTCATCGCGGGCCTGGGCGGCGGTGGTGACGACGGCGGCGCGTCCGGCGACATGCTGCAGTTGGCCGAAGAACCACATGAAGACCATGCGTTGGGTGGTGGTGAAGTGAGGTTGGCGGATGAACTCGCGGGCCAGGTCCTGAGGGATGCCCATCTGGAGCAGGCGGTTCTCGATTCCGGCGTTGATCTCGTGGGGCAAGGTTGTCTGGACGGTGTGCTTGATATCGGCGGCGCCGGACAGTAAGCCTGCTCCGGGGACGGCCAGCCCGAGTGCACCGCCGGTGGCCAGTTCGCCGAGTTTCCGCCGCAGGGCCATGCTGTCGAGCATGCGTTTGAGGATTGGGTTGCTGGTTTCGGGATCGCAGCCGATCGCGGC from Phycisphaerae bacterium includes these protein-coding regions:
- a CDS encoding NADH-quinone oxidoreductase subunit N, whose product is MTYGLSILAPEMLLLVAAGLALLAGVSGSMRLRAGPPWIAMAAVAAAIWLSLQPCASGGADLPGIRVSALTWYARIAGLSVGLLVMLVHLHLPSPGEKGEHFAMVLFALAGLTLVASADDLITLFLALELVSVPTYVLVAASGRDVRAHEAGMKYFFLGSLAASVLVYGFSFLYGASGTCRLSGMAGLLDAHDPLVLIGMVLAMMGLAYKLAVIPFHLYAPDVYQGAAAPVTALLGFLPKLAGFVALVKLLALIAPAGGTRAEAWCPPAGLFWLLWFLAAATMTVGNCQALWQRSVKRMLACSSIAHSGYLLVAVLAGPAGGGGPLDDGWSAMLFYAIVYGVLNLGVFAVLAYLRAGSKAAEDLDDLAGLARRFPAPALVMALCLFGLMGMPPTGGFLGKVLIFGSALSAGAGHPHQGAMILLVVIGVLNAAVAAVYYLRVIGACYLSAPQGELSFEAVRSQRLGLLACAVVVLLLGLRPHLLLQPAQEGAAVVSPSSSCPTPVFAVPGAPPEDSARPETVYTSRSEAPYNGPP
- a CDS encoding bifunctional methionine sulfoxide reductase B/A protein, whose protein sequence is MIYSESGYDLTPLPRRRVEELAAALTPEERDILLAKGTERPFCGVLLDNKEEGTYLCRLCGLPLFSSNAKFHSGTGWPSFFQPFDKAHIREVRDTSHGMIRIETLCVRCGCHLGHVFNDGPRPTGLRYCLNSGALRFHRKGEELPPESRPIAFQTAYFAGGCFWGIEDRLQQVPGVISAVSGYQGGKTPHPTYQQVCAHATGHAETVRVRFDPKQVTYRQLLEWFFRIHDPTQLNRQGPDVGTQYRSAIFAVDDRQAEEARSYIEELSKSSRFRGRKIVTQVEPALPFYEAEEYHQDYHVKHGGSCPLPTN